From one Luteolibacter sp. SL250 genomic stretch:
- a CDS encoding D-2-hydroxyacid dehydrogenase, producing MPDHTIFSDPKLDADTLEVLKKGVAPHRLILPEKVASSVLSQAEADPAFVEADIAFGQPLIESIKASSKLKWIHLSTAGFTRYDTPEFRAYAKEKGLVVTNSSGVYAYACAEHVFSFMLAQARNLPASLALRVPNGHPEWTALRNSYRPLRGQQVLILGFGGIATPLVKMLAPFDMDVVAMRRTPRGDEGVRVVTPAEVDGVLATADHVINILPDNAESVGYFNAARFASMKPGSAFYNIGRGTTVDQDALYETLKSGHLGAAWLDVTVPEPLADDHPLWTLDNCHITPHTAGGHGNESLTLVNHFLGNLRRYVNGEPLVDRIM from the coding sequence ATGCCCGACCACACGATTTTCTCCGACCCGAAACTGGACGCCGACACTCTGGAAGTTCTGAAAAAGGGCGTGGCGCCCCACCGGCTGATCCTGCCGGAAAAGGTGGCGTCGTCCGTGCTGTCACAGGCGGAGGCGGACCCGGCGTTCGTGGAGGCGGACATCGCCTTCGGCCAGCCGTTGATCGAGAGCATCAAGGCCTCGTCCAAGCTGAAGTGGATCCACCTGAGCACGGCGGGATTCACCCGTTATGACACGCCGGAGTTCCGTGCGTATGCGAAGGAGAAGGGTCTGGTGGTGACGAACAGCTCAGGGGTCTATGCCTATGCATGTGCGGAGCACGTGTTTTCCTTCATGCTGGCGCAGGCGCGGAACCTGCCGGCCTCCCTGGCATTGCGGGTGCCGAATGGTCATCCGGAGTGGACCGCGCTGCGGAATTCCTACCGCCCGCTGCGCGGCCAGCAGGTGTTGATCCTCGGCTTCGGCGGCATCGCCACGCCGCTGGTGAAGATGCTCGCTCCTTTTGACATGGATGTGGTCGCCATGCGCCGCACCCCGCGAGGCGACGAGGGCGTGCGCGTCGTGACCCCGGCGGAGGTGGACGGCGTGCTGGCCACGGCTGACCACGTGATCAACATCCTGCCGGACAACGCGGAGTCCGTTGGCTACTTCAACGCGGCGAGGTTCGCTTCCATGAAGCCCGGCTCCGCCTTCTACAACATCGGCCGTGGCACGACGGTGGATCAGGACGCGCTCTACGAAACACTGAAGTCCGGCCACCTGGGCGCGGCTTGGCTGGACGTGACCGTGCCGGAACCACTGGCGGACGATCATCCTCTGTGGACGCTGGACAACTGCCACATCACCCCCCACACGGCGGGCGGCCATGGAAATGAGTCCCTCACGCTGGTGAACCACTTCCTGGGGAACCTCCGGAGATACGTGAACGGCGAACCGCTGGTGGACCGGATCATGTGA
- a CDS encoding ParA family protein, which produces MISIAISSQKGGVGKTTVSINLAHAFARAGVKTLLVDADPQGSVGLSLTRQSRLLTGFYDFLADPAIPLDRVIVPTRLETFSLVASGQASDYETGGGGMGSHLARVRAFLRNVSARGFDLCLIDTAAGLFGVTGDVIASSDAVMIPQQSEPLGIRSVPKLLEGLNRLRVMNPRLTVLGVVLTMVQNDLAESREAATALRALLPPEMVFNTQVPRDGLFVRASARGLPIGVLEEGAGAQVVFDAMRSEIEAKLDINAAAGGFRS; this is translated from the coding sequence GTGATCAGTATTGCGATTTCCAGTCAGAAAGGCGGAGTGGGCAAGACCACCGTCTCCATCAATCTCGCGCACGCTTTCGCCCGGGCAGGAGTGAAAACCCTGCTGGTGGATGCGGACCCGCAAGGATCCGTGGGACTCTCACTGACCCGCCAGTCACGGCTGCTCACCGGCTTCTACGACTTCCTGGCGGACCCCGCCATCCCGTTGGACCGCGTCATCGTGCCGACCCGGCTGGAGACCTTTTCGCTGGTCGCCAGCGGCCAGGCGAGTGACTACGAAACGGGCGGTGGAGGCATGGGCTCCCACCTCGCGCGGGTGCGTGCGTTCCTGCGGAATGTCAGCGCGCGCGGCTTCGACCTCTGCCTCATCGACACCGCCGCCGGACTCTTCGGGGTCACGGGGGACGTGATCGCCTCCAGTGATGCGGTGATGATCCCGCAGCAGTCGGAGCCACTGGGCATCCGCTCCGTGCCGAAACTGTTGGAGGGGCTGAACCGCCTGCGGGTGATGAACCCGCGGCTGACGGTGTTGGGCGTGGTCCTGACCATGGTTCAGAATGACCTGGCGGAAAGCCGTGAGGCGGCCACCGCCCTGCGTGCCCTGCTGCCACCGGAGATGGTTTTCAACACCCAGGTCCCGCGTGACGGCCTCTTTGTCCGCGCCAGCGCGCGCGGCCTCCCCATCGGCGTGCTGGAGGAAGGCGCCGGTGCCCAGGTGGTGTTCGACGCCATGCGCTCGGAGATCGAAGCGAAACTCGACATCAACGCCGCTGCCGGCGGATTCCGGAGCTGA
- a CDS encoding SGNH/GDSL hydrolase family protein, with protein MQRRQFLATTISLGAAPLLAQTGATNTNPAPKAEPGPVWHDPKTWGVEGRICGDAVRERWYDRLPADAKPKVTEPVWSLSRHSAGMAVRFRTNSPVIHVRYKLLLDTLAMPHMPATGASGVDLYAKAPDGKWRWVAVNKPASKDISTVMIRGISEEEREWMMYLPLFNCVDSLEIGVKEGSTFQGLAPRTEKQAIFYGTSITHGACASRPGMTHVAILGRRLDIPTVNLGFSGNGKMDAAVGDFLVQTDPAVFVIDCLPNMSPADITARTIPLVKQLRAKHPATPILLVENRRHTQSWIDSSLQTLNTAKQAAMKAEFDKLKSEGIGNLHYLHGDALLGDDSDGATDGSHPNDLGFFRQANAFEPVLRKILKL; from the coding sequence ATGCAACGACGTCAATTTCTGGCCACAACCATTTCGTTGGGGGCTGCTCCATTGCTTGCCCAGACCGGTGCCACCAACACGAATCCGGCTCCCAAGGCCGAACCCGGCCCCGTTTGGCACGACCCGAAGACCTGGGGAGTGGAAGGCCGCATCTGCGGGGACGCGGTGCGGGAGCGTTGGTATGACCGCCTACCGGCGGACGCGAAGCCGAAGGTAACGGAGCCGGTCTGGAGCCTCAGCCGTCACAGTGCGGGCATGGCCGTCCGCTTCCGGACGAACTCCCCCGTCATCCACGTCCGCTACAAGCTGCTGCTTGATACGCTGGCCATGCCGCACATGCCGGCCACAGGCGCGAGCGGAGTGGACCTCTACGCGAAGGCGCCGGACGGCAAGTGGCGCTGGGTGGCCGTCAACAAACCCGCCTCGAAGGACATCTCCACCGTCATGATCCGTGGCATCTCCGAAGAAGAACGCGAGTGGATGATGTACCTGCCGCTTTTCAACTGCGTGGATTCGCTGGAGATCGGCGTCAAGGAGGGCTCCACCTTCCAGGGACTGGCGCCCCGGACGGAAAAGCAGGCGATCTTCTACGGCACCTCCATCACGCACGGAGCCTGTGCCTCCCGCCCGGGGATGACCCATGTGGCCATCCTGGGGCGGCGGCTGGACATCCCCACCGTGAACCTGGGCTTCTCCGGGAATGGAAAGATGGATGCCGCCGTGGGTGACTTCCTGGTCCAGACGGACCCGGCGGTGTTCGTGATCGACTGCCTGCCCAACATGTCCCCGGCGGATATCACCGCGCGCACCATCCCGCTGGTGAAGCAACTGCGCGCGAAGCACCCCGCCACACCCATCCTGCTGGTGGAAAACCGCCGCCACACGCAGTCATGGATCGACTCCTCATTGCAGACGCTGAACACCGCGAAGCAAGCCGCCATGAAGGCCGAGTTCGACAAGCTGAAGAGCGAGGGAATCGGCAACCTCCACTACCTCCACGGCGATGCCCTGCTGGGGGATGATTCGGACGGCGCGACGGATGGATCCCATCCCAATGACCTCGGATTCTTCCGCCAGGCAAATGCCTTCGAGCCGGTGCTCAGGAAGATCCTCAAGCTCTGA
- the ftsH gene encoding ATP-dependent zinc metalloprotease FtsH → MSDQQNNPTPPPGQNRGPGDSPGFNWRLLGLLSVAVVILGIAYFVQPTGNAEILSYSQFRKAWDQGRIVTDEAEKPLQIVTSDSSSDVTITGWISPEMVPAPNSKTESGSFQVILDPDLQKEVREIAGEGVTNVQEASFQAPAGTRTLTFADFRKAHALGEIPQDKNVENPLRIVTTPEATILTGTINSYDYVAKKDAQTNKEEATRQFTVPVSGTILKDQLATLLSSKAKYKKDPAYLRSAISMFLPFLLIIALLFFLFRQQMKSAGRGAMSFGKSKARLLTMDRNKVTFKDVAGIQEAKEELFEIVDFLRDPRKFQKLGGSIPKGVLMVGSPGTGKTLLARAIAGEADVPFFSISGSDFVEMFVGVGASRVRDMFEQGKKHAPCLIFIDEIDAVGRHRGHGMGGGHDEREQTLNQLLVEMDGFDTQEGVIIIAATNRPDVLDPALLRPGRFDRQVTVSLPDVNGREEILRVHVKKIKLAANTDLAVVARGTPGFSGAELANLVNEAALLAARKGMTAVTLAEMEEARDKVRWGRERRSLAMSDKERVGTAWHEAGHAYLNMVLPHTHPLHKVTIIPRGPYLGATMYLPDGDKYSTQKKEALANLIVTMGGRIAEAFHSDDVSNGASGDIRQATSLARAMVCEWGMSDKLGMVEYGDGDGPVFLGRGDMGGRKVNYSGHTAKVIDEEIKGFIDNAYAEAERVLTENREVVEKIAMALLEYETLDASHLRDIIDFGEMRNPPSAPKPPPVPDELRKKPAAKATGDDRPDDGTPIPGAVGAPA, encoded by the coding sequence ATGTCTGATCAACAGAACAATCCCACCCCGCCTCCCGGACAGAACCGAGGCCCCGGCGACAGCCCCGGCTTCAACTGGCGTCTTCTCGGCCTCCTCAGCGTGGCGGTGGTGATCCTCGGCATCGCTTACTTCGTCCAGCCGACCGGCAACGCCGAAATTCTCAGCTACTCCCAGTTCCGCAAGGCGTGGGACCAGGGCCGTATCGTTACGGATGAGGCGGAAAAGCCGCTCCAGATCGTCACCTCGGACTCCTCCAGTGATGTGACAATCACCGGCTGGATTTCCCCTGAGATGGTTCCGGCGCCGAATTCCAAGACGGAGAGCGGCTCGTTCCAGGTCATCCTCGACCCGGATCTCCAGAAAGAAGTTCGCGAGATCGCCGGTGAGGGTGTCACCAACGTCCAGGAAGCCTCCTTCCAGGCCCCTGCGGGGACCCGCACGCTCACCTTCGCGGACTTCCGCAAGGCCCACGCCCTCGGTGAGATCCCGCAGGACAAGAACGTGGAGAACCCGCTGCGCATCGTCACCACCCCGGAAGCGACCATCCTCACCGGCACCATCAACAGCTACGACTACGTGGCGAAGAAGGACGCGCAGACGAACAAGGAGGAGGCCACCCGCCAGTTCACCGTCCCGGTTTCCGGCACCATCCTGAAGGACCAGCTCGCCACGCTCCTCAGCTCGAAGGCGAAGTACAAGAAAGATCCCGCCTACCTGCGCAGCGCCATCTCGATGTTCCTGCCGTTCCTGCTGATCATCGCCCTGCTGTTCTTCCTGTTCCGCCAGCAGATGAAGTCCGCCGGTCGCGGCGCGATGTCCTTCGGCAAGTCGAAGGCACGCCTGCTGACCATGGACCGCAACAAGGTCACCTTCAAGGACGTGGCCGGCATCCAGGAGGCGAAGGAGGAGCTTTTCGAAATCGTCGATTTCCTGCGCGACCCGCGCAAGTTCCAGAAGCTGGGCGGCTCCATCCCGAAGGGCGTGCTCATGGTCGGCTCCCCCGGCACGGGCAAGACCCTGCTGGCCCGCGCCATCGCCGGTGAGGCGGATGTGCCTTTCTTCTCCATCTCCGGATCGGACTTCGTGGAAATGTTCGTCGGTGTGGGAGCGTCCCGCGTGCGCGACATGTTCGAGCAAGGCAAGAAACACGCGCCGTGCCTCATCTTCATCGATGAGATCGACGCCGTGGGCCGTCACCGTGGCCACGGCATGGGCGGTGGCCATGACGAGCGCGAGCAGACGCTCAACCAGCTCCTCGTGGAAATGGACGGCTTCGACACCCAGGAGGGCGTCATCATCATCGCCGCCACCAACCGTCCGGACGTGCTGGACCCCGCGCTGCTGCGCCCCGGTCGTTTCGACCGCCAGGTGACCGTTTCCCTGCCGGATGTGAACGGCCGCGAGGAGATCCTCCGCGTCCACGTGAAAAAGATCAAGTTGGCCGCCAACACCGACCTCGCCGTGGTCGCCCGTGGCACGCCCGGCTTCTCCGGTGCGGAGCTGGCCAACCTGGTCAACGAGGCCGCCCTTCTCGCCGCCCGCAAGGGCATGACCGCCGTCACCCTGGCGGAAATGGAGGAAGCCCGCGACAAGGTCCGCTGGGGCCGTGAGCGCCGCTCGCTGGCCATGTCCGACAAGGAGCGCGTCGGCACCGCATGGCATGAGGCCGGCCACGCCTACCTCAACATGGTCCTGCCGCACACCCACCCGCTGCACAAGGTGACCATCATCCCGCGCGGTCCCTACCTGGGCGCGACGATGTATCTGCCGGACGGCGACAAATACTCCACACAGAAGAAGGAAGCGCTGGCCAACCTCATCGTCACGATGGGCGGACGGATCGCGGAAGCCTTCCACAGCGACGACGTTTCCAACGGTGCCTCCGGCGACATCCGCCAGGCCACCTCCCTCGCCCGTGCCATGGTCTGCGAATGGGGCATGAGCGACAAGCTCGGCATGGTGGAGTACGGCGACGGCGACGGTCCGGTGTTCCTCGGCCGCGGCGACATGGGCGGCCGCAAGGTCAACTACTCCGGCCACACCGCCAAGGTCATCGACGAGGAGATCAAGGGCTTCATCGACAACGCTTACGCGGAAGCCGAGCGCGTCCTCACCGAGAACCGCGAGGTGGTCGAGAAGATCGCCATGGCGCTGCTGGAGTATGAGACGCTGGATGCCTCCCATCTCCGCGACATCATCGACTTCGGCGAGATGCGCAACCCGCCATCCGCCCCCAAGCCGCCGCCCGTCCCGGATGAGCTTCGCAAGAAGCCTGCCGCCAAGGCGACCGGCGACGATCGCCCGGACGATGGCACGCCCATCCCCGGTGCCGTAGGTGCCCCGGCCTGA
- the msrA gene encoding peptide-methionine (S)-S-oxide reductase MsrA — protein MPANARARAEMPKIPEGMEAATLGAGCFWCTEAVYQKLDGVVSVTSGYTGGKVDKPTYEEICTGATGHAEVVVVVFDPKKITYERVLAWFWDLHDPTTLNRQGNDVGTQYRSAIFYHSDEQKKIAEASKAAAQANFDKPIVTEITKAPEFYPAENYHQNYYAENKSKNPYCKAVIEPKLKKLKLED, from the coding sequence ATGCCTGCCAATGCCAGAGCCCGCGCCGAAATGCCGAAGATCCCCGAAGGAATGGAAGCCGCCACACTGGGGGCAGGATGCTTCTGGTGCACGGAGGCGGTCTACCAGAAGCTGGACGGCGTCGTTTCCGTGACCTCCGGCTACACCGGCGGCAAGGTGGACAAGCCGACGTATGAGGAAATCTGCACCGGTGCCACCGGCCACGCGGAGGTCGTCGTCGTCGTGTTCGACCCGAAAAAGATCACCTATGAGCGCGTGCTCGCGTGGTTCTGGGATCTGCATGACCCCACCACGCTCAACCGCCAGGGAAATGACGTCGGCACGCAGTACCGCTCCGCCATCTTCTACCACTCCGACGAGCAGAAGAAGATCGCCGAAGCTTCCAAGGCCGCCGCGCAGGCAAACTTCGACAAGCCGATCGTCACCGAGATCACCAAGGCTCCCGAGTTCTATCCGGCGGAGAACTACCACCAGAACTACTACGCGGAGAACAAGTCGAAGAACCCCTACTGCAAGGCCGTCATTGAGCCGAAGCTGAAGAAGCTGAAGCTGGAGGACTGA
- a CDS encoding ATP-binding cassette domain-containing protein — MESEPAPGKKKTPPSRRGRWLGWLRTVPGIGRLRSLRPGSDSHVGPLVDAFAAFATLDDVLSPMEADLILDMLRSAFPEVDHGWLAKRLQRAVKHPRPLQGLAMALKDTLDDQGKMALGLQLFTLVDAAGKSERSRATFEIFMRRLGRPEYGLAILREMRGDGGLEEPPFERLVFGYENADVILPPAARDQEFRVYRTGDLILVRNTGVAPLWIRGRSLETGAFLRMRERQPLVVPGWTLSHEDVIFFLNVKRTGNAPSIYLRKGDEGITAERTRGRQSVMRVRFGLDAEVEALQDIDIHAGSKGAMKKGEVVTCRNHERIADSGEFSLSINELRRMATQSGRRFRLAAERQEYVVSNDASALSAGDLLLGAKLAPRVVMHIKFDEQLGEGMLEVKESDGQVMVDGFPARGKVPLRDGSLIRLSGSQAVRCRFSEGFLDEERTQIEALQVENLIHDFGPDSRALDHVNFEVKRGEMLCIIGPSGSGKSTLLAVLSGQRRPTRGEVKLNGIPLYEHREQLVPFIAHMPQEEALNPQLTVREHLRHAMTIRRPTLALAEHERRVDSMLAELGLQTIANRRVGSPGEKTISGGERSRLNLGLDLGSRAEVFLFDEPISGLSSKDSEHVAETLRSLAREKIVIASLHRPGAPVLRLFDKVLLLDSGGRLAYFGTPVGMVGYFRDACEELAISHPSVHAKSPLGADFVFDVLETPLSSIGGGSNTGAARRFPSSFWQERFESVALLKSLLPQETGPSSRLGERSSKERLPVPPRPNRVVRAVIAVFATHFLRSLLSKVRNRGTIYSTFLEAPLLAALISITLRSSPKGPYDFSTALHIPAYLFLSVTVAMFLGLTNSATEVLRDRSVLRRERNCQPGGTSYIIAKFVALGLVASVQCLAYLIVGNHFLEIRGMLMDHWLWMTLTAWAGTAMAVVVSTLVRTERAALTAVPLLLVPQMLLAGALVPYREMNRGLFENAGLNRERGGSPVPARIMPLRYAYEAMIVSQATRNPFEVERVRLQRSIDRNIGNAASGSQGVERLELLKEGLRRLMAAGATTPEEAGALVTRIMEATREGKKGEVETMKIWPDDEDQARPAAEFFVNERIDLMVREAETFRNDYRNKEARNIFLALKKPLPFTSHKKDPEPEGVLSGAAAQAEIERKNADFQVETQRYSGAVLILLVIGCGIASSTILYFQNRKVT; from the coding sequence GTGGAATCCGAACCAGCCCCCGGAAAGAAAAAAACGCCGCCGTCACGGCGCGGGCGCTGGCTGGGGTGGCTGCGGACCGTGCCGGGCATCGGCAGGCTGCGCTCCCTGAGGCCCGGGTCGGACTCCCATGTCGGTCCGCTGGTCGATGCCTTCGCCGCGTTCGCGACGCTGGATGACGTGCTCAGCCCCATGGAGGCGGATCTGATCCTGGACATGCTGCGCAGCGCCTTTCCGGAGGTGGACCACGGCTGGCTGGCGAAGCGCCTGCAGCGGGCGGTGAAACACCCCCGGCCGCTCCAGGGACTGGCCATGGCCCTCAAAGACACCCTAGACGATCAGGGGAAAATGGCGCTGGGCCTCCAGTTGTTCACCCTGGTGGACGCCGCCGGAAAGTCCGAACGGAGCCGGGCGACCTTCGAGATTTTCATGCGCCGCCTCGGCCGCCCGGAATACGGTCTCGCCATCCTGCGGGAGATGCGGGGTGACGGCGGACTGGAGGAACCTCCGTTCGAGCGGCTGGTCTTCGGCTATGAAAATGCGGACGTCATCCTGCCTCCTGCGGCCCGTGACCAGGAGTTCCGCGTCTACCGGACCGGGGATCTCATCCTGGTGAGGAACACCGGGGTCGCCCCGCTCTGGATTCGCGGACGTTCCCTGGAGACAGGAGCGTTCCTCCGCATGCGGGAGCGCCAGCCGCTGGTGGTGCCGGGGTGGACCCTCAGCCATGAGGACGTGATCTTTTTCCTCAATGTGAAGCGCACCGGGAACGCGCCATCCATCTACCTGCGGAAAGGGGATGAGGGCATCACCGCGGAGCGGACCCGTGGCCGCCAGAGCGTCATGCGGGTGCGCTTCGGCCTGGATGCGGAGGTGGAGGCCCTCCAGGACATCGACATCCACGCCGGCAGCAAGGGCGCGATGAAAAAGGGCGAGGTGGTCACCTGCCGGAACCATGAACGCATCGCGGACTCCGGCGAATTCAGCCTTTCCATCAACGAACTGCGGCGGATGGCCACCCAGTCCGGCCGCCGCTTCCGGCTGGCGGCGGAACGCCAGGAATACGTCGTGTCCAATGACGCCTCCGCGCTGTCCGCCGGGGACCTGCTGCTGGGCGCGAAGCTGGCCCCGAGGGTGGTGATGCACATCAAGTTCGACGAGCAGCTCGGCGAGGGCATGCTGGAGGTGAAGGAAAGCGACGGCCAGGTGATGGTCGATGGCTTCCCCGCCCGCGGAAAGGTGCCGCTGCGGGATGGTTCGCTCATCCGCCTTTCCGGCAGCCAGGCCGTGCGCTGCCGCTTCAGCGAGGGCTTCCTCGATGAGGAACGGACGCAGATCGAGGCGCTCCAGGTGGAGAACCTGATCCATGACTTCGGACCGGACTCCCGTGCTCTGGACCACGTGAACTTCGAGGTGAAGCGCGGGGAGATGCTCTGCATCATCGGCCCCAGCGGCAGTGGCAAGAGCACCCTGCTGGCCGTGCTGTCCGGCCAGCGGCGGCCCACGCGGGGCGAGGTGAAGCTCAACGGCATCCCCCTTTACGAACACCGGGAGCAACTGGTGCCTTTCATCGCCCACATGCCGCAGGAGGAGGCACTGAACCCGCAGCTCACCGTGCGTGAGCACCTGCGCCACGCCATGACCATCCGGCGGCCCACGCTGGCGCTGGCGGAGCATGAACGGCGGGTGGACTCCATGCTGGCGGAGCTGGGCCTCCAGACCATCGCCAACCGCCGGGTGGGCTCCCCGGGGGAGAAGACCATCTCCGGCGGTGAGCGCAGCCGCCTGAACCTGGGCCTCGATCTCGGCAGCCGGGCGGAGGTTTTCCTGTTCGATGAGCCGATCTCCGGCCTGTCCTCAAAGGACTCGGAGCACGTCGCGGAAACCCTGCGCTCGCTGGCGCGGGAAAAGATCGTCATCGCCTCCCTGCATCGTCCCGGAGCGCCGGTGCTGCGCCTGTTCGACAAGGTGCTGCTGCTGGACAGCGGCGGCAGGCTCGCCTACTTCGGCACGCCGGTGGGCATGGTCGGATATTTCCGGGACGCCTGTGAGGAGCTGGCCATTTCCCATCCGTCCGTGCATGCGAAATCGCCCCTCGGCGCGGACTTCGTGTTTGATGTGCTGGAGACGCCACTGAGTTCCATCGGCGGCGGATCGAATACCGGTGCCGCCCGCCGTTTCCCGTCGTCCTTCTGGCAGGAGCGGTTCGAGAGCGTGGCGCTGCTGAAGTCTCTGCTGCCGCAGGAAACCGGGCCGTCCTCCCGGCTGGGGGAGCGTTCGTCCAAGGAACGGCTGCCTGTCCCGCCCCGGCCCAACCGCGTGGTGCGCGCGGTGATCGCGGTCTTCGCCACCCATTTCCTCCGTTCCCTGCTGTCGAAGGTGCGGAACCGTGGAACCATCTACAGCACGTTCCTGGAGGCACCACTGCTGGCCGCGCTCATCTCCATCACGCTGCGTTCGTCACCGAAGGGACCGTATGACTTTTCCACCGCCCTGCACATCCCCGCCTACCTGTTCCTGAGCGTGACGGTGGCCATGTTCCTGGGCCTCACGAACTCCGCCACGGAGGTGCTGCGGGACCGCTCCGTGCTGCGGAGGGAGCGCAACTGCCAGCCCGGCGGCACCTCCTACATCATCGCCAAGTTCGTCGCCCTCGGTCTGGTCGCTTCCGTCCAGTGCCTGGCCTACCTCATCGTCGGCAACCACTTCCTGGAGATCCGCGGGATGCTGATGGACCACTGGCTGTGGATGACGCTCACCGCTTGGGCCGGGACCGCGATGGCGGTGGTGGTCTCCACCCTGGTGAGGACGGAGCGCGCCGCCCTCACCGCCGTGCCGCTGCTGCTCGTCCCGCAGATGCTGCTGGCCGGGGCGCTGGTGCCCTACCGGGAGATGAACCGGGGCCTGTTCGAGAACGCCGGCCTCAACCGTGAAAGGGGAGGCTCACCCGTTCCCGCCCGCATCATGCCGCTGCGCTACGCTTATGAGGCGATGATCGTTTCCCAGGCGACGCGGAACCCGTTCGAGGTGGAACGCGTCCGGCTCCAGCGCAGCATCGACCGCAACATCGGCAACGCCGCCAGCGGCAGTCAGGGTGTCGAGCGGCTGGAGCTGCTGAAGGAAGGCCTGCGGCGTCTCATGGCCGCCGGCGCCACCACGCCGGAAGAGGCGGGTGCCCTGGTCACCCGCATCATGGAAGCCACCCGCGAAGGGAAGAAAGGGGAGGTGGAGACCATGAAGATCTGGCCTGATGACGAGGATCAGGCGCGGCCCGCCGCGGAGTTCTTCGTCAACGAGCGCATCGACCTCATGGTCCGTGAGGCGGAGACCTTCCGCAACGACTACCGGAACAAGGAGGCGCGCAACATCTTCCTGGCCCTGAAAAAGCCGCTCCCGTTCACCAGCCACAAGAAAGACCCCGAACCGGAAGGGGTGCTCTCCGGAGCCGCCGCCCAGGCGGAGATCGAGAGGAAGAACGCGGATTTCCAGGTGGAAACCCAGCGCTACTCCGGGGCGGTCCTCATCCTGCTGGTCATCGGCTGCGGCATCGCCTCCAGCACCATCCTCTACTTCCAGAACCGGAAGGTGACCTGA
- a CDS encoding glycoside hydrolase family 43 protein, with product MLKPTSLALLFTTVAATAEPPTFRNPINPSADPWLAHAEGSYHLTTTSGSRVQLWSAPTLNGLKTAEPVTLWEKGKGVWAAEFHHLPGPDGTRRWYGYFTKTDGEDIDHRMWVMESTTDSIRGPYAPPRQILTDPDDRYYAIDGHVFEHGGRHYFAWAGHPGHRLYLSRMKDPFTLEGHRVMIPASGFGCEEVREGPFAIHHGGRTFLTYSACDTGKPDYQVGYLWLPADGDPMKPSSWVQHPTPLLSRNDAARAYGPGHHSFFKSPDGKEDWIAYHAKTTDIFTYKGRTSRVQKLTWDADGFPEKVVPLPLETDLAAPSGEAP from the coding sequence ATGCTGAAACCTACCTCTCTCGCGCTTCTTTTCACCACGGTGGCTGCAACGGCGGAGCCACCCACTTTCCGCAACCCCATCAACCCGTCCGCCGATCCCTGGCTGGCGCATGCGGAGGGCAGCTATCACCTGACGACCACTTCCGGCAGCCGCGTCCAGCTCTGGAGCGCACCCACCCTCAACGGGCTGAAGACCGCTGAACCCGTCACCCTCTGGGAAAAGGGCAAGGGCGTGTGGGCGGCGGAGTTCCACCACCTGCCAGGGCCGGATGGAACGCGCCGCTGGTATGGCTACTTCACCAAGACGGACGGGGAGGACATCGACCACCGCATGTGGGTCATGGAAAGCACCACCGACAGCATCCGTGGTCCCTATGCCCCGCCGCGGCAGATCCTCACCGACCCGGACGACCGATACTACGCCATCGACGGCCACGTTTTCGAACACGGCGGGCGTCACTACTTCGCCTGGGCCGGGCATCCCGGGCACCGCCTCTACCTCAGCCGGATGAAGGATCCCTTCACGCTGGAGGGGCATCGCGTCATGATCCCCGCCTCCGGCTTCGGCTGTGAGGAGGTCCGGGAAGGTCCCTTCGCCATCCACCACGGCGGGCGCACCTTCCTCACCTACTCCGCCTGCGACACCGGAAAGCCGGACTACCAGGTGGGCTATCTCTGGCTCCCCGCCGATGGCGACCCGATGAAGCCCTCTTCATGGGTCCAGCACCCCACTCCCCTGCTCTCCCGCAACGACGCCGCCCGTGCCTACGGCCCCGGCCACCATTCCTTCTTCAAGTCGCCGGACGGCAAGGAAGACTGGATCGCCTACCACGCGAAGACCACCGACATCTTCACCTACAAGGGCCGCACCTCCCGCGTCCAGAAGCTCACCTGGGACGCCGATGGATTTCCGGAAAAGGTCGTCCCCTTGCCGCTGGAGACGGACCTGGCGGCTCCATCAGGTGAGGCCCCATGA